In a genomic window of Sporosarcina trichiuri:
- the scpA gene encoding methylmalonyl-CoA mutase, with protein MKKPDFSQVNLTGVLNGGQQRGQASDSPFMTNEGIPVRPMYTAEDMKDAGHLDGFPGIAPNTRGPYPTMYVSRPWTVRQYAGFSTAEESNAFYRRNLAMGQKGLSVAFDLATHRGYDSDHPRVTGDVGKAGVAIDSVEDMKILFDGIPLDQMSVSMTMNGAVLPIMAFYIVAAEEQGVTPEQLAGTIQNDILKEYMVRNTYIFPPEMSMKIIADIFEYTSKNMPKFNSISISGYHMQEAGATADIELAYTLADGLEYVRTGLQAGIDIDSFAPRLSFFWAVGMNYFMEIAKMRAARIIWAKMMKTFDPKNPKSLALRTHSQTSGWSLTEQDPFNNVARTLIEANAAAMGHTQSLHTNALDEAIALPTDFSARIARNTQLFLQEETLMTKTIDPWGGSYYVESLTAELVDRAWTLIEEIEDLGGMAKAIETGLPKMKIEEAAAKRQAKIDSKSETIVGVNQYRLDEEEPIDILDIDNTLVRQKQIERLGRVKENRDGQAVKTALDRLSSAAADGSANLLALAVDAARARATIGEISDAIEAVSGRHKAVIRSVSGIYSQNFSNSEEIDEVKLMTDEFLENEGRRPRILVAKMGQDGHDRGAKVIASSFADLGFDVDIGPLFQTPEETALQAAENDVHVIGVSSLAAGHKTLVPALRSELAKIGRPDILVIVGGVIPAQDYEFLRENGAAAIFGPGTVIPVAAQKVIEEIYRQLGYEEVME; from the coding sequence ATGAAAAAGCCTGATTTCAGCCAAGTCAATCTTACAGGAGTGCTGAACGGGGGACAGCAGAGGGGGCAAGCATCAGACAGTCCATTCATGACCAATGAAGGGATCCCCGTCCGTCCCATGTATACTGCTGAGGACATGAAGGACGCCGGGCATTTGGACGGCTTTCCGGGGATCGCCCCGAACACACGCGGCCCGTACCCGACGATGTATGTATCCCGTCCGTGGACGGTCCGGCAATATGCAGGATTTTCGACGGCTGAAGAAAGCAATGCGTTCTACCGCCGCAATCTTGCGATGGGCCAGAAAGGGCTGTCCGTGGCGTTCGACCTCGCGACACACAGAGGATACGACTCGGACCACCCGCGGGTGACCGGCGATGTCGGGAAAGCTGGTGTCGCCATCGACTCCGTCGAGGATATGAAAATCCTGTTCGACGGCATCCCGCTCGACCAGATGTCTGTCTCCATGACTATGAATGGTGCCGTCCTGCCGATCATGGCCTTCTATATCGTTGCAGCGGAAGAACAGGGGGTAACGCCCGAACAGCTCGCCGGCACAATACAGAATGATATCCTCAAAGAATACATGGTGAGGAACACCTATATATTCCCTCCCGAAATGTCCATGAAAATCATTGCAGACATATTCGAGTACACATCCAAAAATATGCCGAAATTCAATTCGATCTCCATCTCCGGCTATCATATGCAGGAGGCGGGTGCCACAGCGGATATCGAACTGGCCTACACACTCGCGGACGGCCTGGAATACGTGCGGACCGGGCTGCAGGCAGGTATCGATATCGATTCGTTCGCACCGAGACTGTCGTTCTTCTGGGCAGTGGGCATGAACTATTTCATGGAAATCGCAAAGATGCGGGCAGCCCGTATCATTTGGGCGAAAATGATGAAAACGTTCGATCCGAAAAATCCGAAGTCCCTTGCCCTCCGAACACATTCTCAGACCTCGGGATGGAGCCTCACGGAACAGGATCCGTTCAACAATGTCGCCCGGACGCTGATCGAAGCGAATGCTGCGGCCATGGGGCATACGCAGTCGCTCCACACGAATGCGCTCGATGAAGCGATCGCCCTGCCGACAGATTTCTCTGCCCGGATTGCACGCAACACGCAGTTGTTCCTGCAAGAAGAGACACTGATGACCAAAACGATCGATCCGTGGGGAGGGTCCTATTACGTCGAATCGCTTACGGCGGAACTCGTGGACAGAGCATGGACACTTATCGAAGAGATCGAAGACCTCGGCGGAATGGCGAAAGCGATCGAGACCGGCCTGCCGAAGATGAAGATCGAAGAAGCCGCAGCAAAAAGACAGGCGAAAATCGACTCGAAAAGCGAGACGATCGTTGGAGTTAACCAATACCGGCTGGATGAGGAGGAACCGATCGACATCCTCGATATCGATAACACGCTCGTCCGGCAGAAGCAGATCGAGCGTCTCGGCAGGGTCAAGGAGAACCGGGACGGGCAGGCCGTCAAAACGGCGCTGGACCGCCTGAGCTCAGCGGCTGCCGATGGGTCAGCCAATCTTCTGGCACTCGCTGTCGATGCAGCTCGCGCCAGGGCGACCATCGGAGAAATCTCCGATGCCATTGAAGCGGTTTCGGGACGTCACAAAGCGGTCATCCGGTCCGTAAGCGGCATCTACAGCCAAAACTTCTCCAATTCCGAAGAGATTGATGAAGTCAAACTGATGACAGATGAATTCCTTGAAAACGAGGGGCGCCGTCCGCGCATACTCGTCGCGAAAATGGGGCAGGACGGCCATGACCGCGGCGCGAAAGTCATCGCCTCCTCATTTGCCGATCTTGGATTCGATGTGGACATCGGCCCGCTGTTCCAGACGCCTGAAGAAACAGCCTTGCAGGCGGCCGAGAACGATGTACATGTCATCGGTGTCAGTTCCCTTGCGGCAGGCCATAAAACCCTCGTACCCGCACTGCGCAGTGAACTCGCCAAGATTGGCAGACCGGACATATTGGTCATCGTCGGCGGTGTGATTCCCGCTCAGGACTATGAATTCCTGCGTGAGAACGGAGCGGCCGCAATTTTCGGTCCCGGGACGGTCATCCCTGTTGCAGCTCAAAAGGTGATTGAAGAGATCTACCGCCAGCTCGGTTACGAGGAAGTGATGGAGTGA